GCCGGCTCGTGTTGGCGCTGATGACGATGTTCGCCAGCTCGAGCACCTGCGGCGTGGACCGATAGTTCTCCTCGAGACGCACGACGCGCGCGGCCGGAAAGTCCTTCTCGAAGTCGAGGATGTTGCGGATGTCGGCGCCGCGCCAGCCGTAGATGCTCTGGTCGTCGTCGCCGACCACGAGCACGTTGCCGTGCTCTCCGCCTAACAGAGAGATCAGCCGGTATTGCGCGCGGTTCGTGTCCTGGTACTCGTCCACCAGAAGGAACTGGAAGCGGCGGCGATACTCGGCCAGCCGGTCGGGGTGCTGCTCGAGCAGCCGCACCGGCAGCACCAGGAGGTCGTCGAAGTCGGCGGCGTTCGCTTCACGCAGCGCGCGCTCGAGCAGCGGATACACCACGGCCGCGGCGCGCTCCACCGGATGGAGCGCGCGCTGCGCGTAATCGTCCGGCGTCACCAGCGCGTTCTTGGCGTCGGAGATCTCGGCCCGCAGCGCCTTGGGCGCCCACTCCTTGGTGGAGATGCGCGCCTGCTCCATCACGCGCCTAACGAGCGCGAGGCTGTCGTCCTCGTCGTAGATCGTGAAGCTGGCCGTGCGTCCGACCAGCGGCGCCTCGCGACGCAGCATGCGCGCGCCGATGGCGTGGAAGGTCCCCGCCCACATCCCCTCGGGCTCGGCGCCCAACAAGCGCGCGACGCGCTCGCGCATCTCGCCCGCGGCCTTGTTGGTGAACGTGACGGCGAGTATGTGGCGCGGATCGACGCCGTGGTGCTCGATGAGACGCGCGATGCGCGTGGTGAGAACGCGCGTCTTCCCCGAGCCCGCACCGGCGAGCACGAGGATCGGTCCTTCGAAGTGCACGACGGCCTCGCGTTGCGCGTCGTTGAGCGAGGCCAGGGCGTCCGGTGAGGTTGCGGTGCGACTCATCCCTGAAGTATAACGTCGAACGTCGCGCCTTTCTCCGACGGCGCGAGCACGAGTCGGCCGCCGTGATTTTCTTCCACAATGCGCTTGGCCAACGACAGGCCGATGCCCCACCCCGATTGCTTCGTCGAGTACCCAGGCTCGAAGATCCGCGTGCGCAGCTCGCGCGGCACACCCGGACCGTCGTCGGCCACACGCACGCGCACGCGGTCGGGATCGAGACGCTTGGTGGTCATGTACAACCGGCCGCCGCGACCGGCAAGCGCATCGAGACCGTTCTTGACGAGCACTTCGAGTGCCCACTCGAGCAGCACCTCGTCACCCTCGATCACGATCGGTTCGTTCGCGCGAGATGCCACGAGGGTCACGGCGTGCGCCAGCGTGGGCACGCGCGCTTGAAAGTACGCGCCCACCCGCACCACGAGGTCGCCGAGATCCAGTTTGTCGCGACGCGGTGGACGGCCGATGCGCTCGAAGCGGTGGGACACGCGCTCGAGCCGCTCGAGGTCTGCTTCCATGTGCCGAGCCGCCGACGCGGACACCTCATCGTCCGCATGGTCGCGCAGCAGCTCGACCCACCCGCTCAAACTGGAGAGCGGCGTGGCCAACTGGTGCGCCGACTCGCGCGCCATCCTGGCCCACACGCGCTCACGATCGGCGCGACTCCGGGTTCGGAGCACATAGACGATGGCGGCTCCCGTTAGGACGAGCAGCGACGCGAGGAGCAGCGGAATGAAGCGCAGGCTCGTGATGAGCACGCTATCGCCGAAGTGCACCTTGCCGATACCCGGCTCGATGACCGGCGCGTTCTGCT
This is a stretch of genomic DNA from Gemmatimonadaceae bacterium. It encodes these proteins:
- a CDS encoding HAMP domain-containing sensor histidine kinase produces the protein DPTEESGNTALLALSQQINELGVPVVITDTAGMPTAAVNLPFSAPLTDRRVRAYVVSLDKQNAPVIEPGIGKVHFGDSVLITSLRFIPLLLASLLVLTGAAIVYVLRTRSRADRERVWARMARESAHQLATPLSSLSGWVELLRDHADDEVSASAARHMEADLERLERVSHRFERIGRPPRRDKLDLGDLVVRVGAYFQARVPTLAHAVTLVASRANEPIVIEGDEVLLEWALEVLVKNGLDALAGRGGRLYMTTKRLDPDRVRVRVADDGPGVPRELRTRIFEPGYSTKQSGWGIGLSLAKRIVEENHGGRLVLAPSEKGATFDVILQG